The following coding sequences lie in one Schistosoma mansoni strain Puerto Rico chromosome 3, complete genome genomic window:
- a CDS encoding putative cadherin has product MDNHPRIINIEEECPIGTMISLPIANDIDSIENGIIKYELLPITTTVDILQLFEIVQFRGSRIQCEDMSSNGIHNFNYTYLLNQETNNDLFPIIPCLKVVGRLDREQVSRYAVRLVAIDTGGRKGEIILRIIIRDINDHAPLWGDKLETDLSTSSLLFMGSERITFQSNEMIEDNGYGRIIVKYTFQIPECTNQRQLLRLIANDMDESESDYGRIKYHLNDQTQDFEQLRQRIFISGDYIYLTDLGLKDLNQANLTIIVTATDGAGKSSDAWIHLLVQDCNDHKPMILMRNTEFSLVENTIGKQQLISLITVRDLDLTTSPNSEFYCSLNDTTYLTLYEVMSGPKLNDQRYQESNLNSVNKHDGFLSHRQNNEDEKNTGFFRQGRWVVYRLESKNSSSFNREATPYYNVLLQCSDKGSPMLTSNRLITINILDVNDNAPMFIMPNQLQSANLFSVNVENHKKLFYQSVSSSSTSIRQKADQPFIYHFNLPENSLRGTIVGSVHAIDLDAGDNGRVTFQLKSQIPFYLNKPILLSTKSHNTTDTTDHIINDKQNDSRNEKESNNMDHVFNLAPNGDIQLIDELDRETIDRYELHIIVYDNAKINRLSATATVIIKIDDVNDCRPEFFGDYIFEIVESYGSSTIHQILGSIVATDMDLGRNGSITYQLGAQQDNRNNNMNNNPNSMDNKPPSSTNTFGSRLIQISHDGKLTVYGVIDREKTPVIVLTVIAEDNGIPVKLSNSVTVTIHVLDLNDNKPRFIESSSRPQSVNMDETFKGNSDNTRMNIVSPALGFKLNLSLDTNVGTLLTVFEAYDPDNGPNGTLVFDMAYSGALGLSHDVKNLKSGKSDEDSSDMPTFTLQPDGRLLLSKRLAYSDMISTTPNSFPKRYRRPDRLLIRVSDKGPTPEQSVTSLQIFYYDPIDTIHNAYSENYFDMVNAKTDVNRNSEYASVHQNKEISKSKHYAYKPNRQAFLGSSGGGKPSSQSYKRSELTHSKPYTLPAMYLLALAVCLALILVIISFGCFYVKLRRTSMTNKGEEKYDSISKSEIHTDSLINCKKNNNGDIRLDSTLTSHSNNDESQINTGSQNRIFSDFGISTINCRSLSPTYIVRAYDHINVVPSNEPHTNTIMSIPHSTTDSSDYTPLSISQINSLQNSCLSPSVLQNDLNKQVINNNQTRFENAYLLKPCDSLYEDQTSPMLFNQLELCKTLNRQKQYSKLSNHPVEVINENTFDENDDIRNIGKIFQASISDSVSTFIDSKCQNNKPTLMSFEGKLADVPTDNKHSFKLNQLLPVSKTSLVLSSTITNTTNNNSNDCNSYKDNFSTIQKPKFKLFSTKKNESHKNNTNIDNYSQLKGGDSHLVVDPNQMTNNKNGNPNGLPQITSSFV; this is encoded by the exons ATGGATAATCATCCTAGAATTATAAATATTGAAGAAGAATGTCCTATTGGTACAATGATTTCATTACCAATAGCTAATGATATAGATTCAATTGAAAATGGTATTattaaatatgaattattacCAATAACTACAACAGTAGATATATTACAATTATTTGAAATTGTGCAATTTAGAGGATCAAGAATTCAATGTGAAGATATGTCTAGTAATGGAATACataattttaattatacatATCTATTAAATCAAGAaacaaataatgatttatttccTATAATACCATGCTTGAAAGTTGTTGGTAGATTAGATCGTGAACAAGTATCACGTTATGCAGTACGTCTTGTTGCAATAGATACTGGTGGAAGAAAAGGTGAAATAATTTTACGTATAATAATTCGTGATATTAATGATCATGCACCATTATGGGGTGATAAATTAGAAACTGATCTATCAACTAGTAGTTTATTATTTATGGGATCAGAAAGAATTACATTCCAATCAAATGAAATGATAGAAGATAATGGATATGGTAGAATAATTGTAAAGTATACTTTTCAAATTCCTGAATGTACTAATCAAAGACAATTGTTACGTTTAATTGCAAATGATATGGATGAATCAGAAAGTGATTATGGTCGgataaaatatcatttaaatgatcaaaCACAAGATTTTGAACAATTAAGGCAAAGAATTTTTATTTCTGGAGATTATATTTACCTAACTGATCTTGGTTTGAAAGATTTGAATCAAGCTAATTTAACCATAATTGTAACAGCAACTGATGGTGCCGGTAAAAGTAGTGATGCATGGATACATCTTTTAGTTCAAGATTGTAATGATCATAAACCAATGATTTTA ATGAGAAATACTGAGTTTTCACTTGTAGAAAATACTATAGGTAAACAACAATTAATAAGTTTAATAACAGTACGTGATTTGGATTTGACCACATCACCCAATTCGGAATTCTATTGCAGTTTAAATGATACAACATATCTGACACTTTACGAAGTAATGTCTGGACCAAAATTAAATGATCAACGCTATCAGGAAAGTAATTTAAACAGTGTTAATAAACATGATGGATTCTTATCTCATAGACAAAATAATGAAGATGAGAAGAATACTGGTTTCTTTCGTCAAGGAAGATGGGTCGTTTATCGACTAGAATCTAAAAATTCATCATCATTTAATCGCGAAGCAACACCATACTACAATGTACTGTTACAATGTTCTGATAAAGGTTCACCAATGCTTACATCAAATCGACTGATAACAATTAACATCCTTGATGTGAATGACAATGCGCCTATGTTTATTATGCCTAATCAACTACAATCAGCTAATTTATTTTCAGTCAATGTAGAGAATCATAAAAAACTATTTTATCAATCGGTTTCTTCATCATCGACTTCTATTCGTCAAAAAGCGGATCAGCCattcatttatcattttaatCTACCAGAAAATTCTTTACGTGGTACAATAGTTGGCAGTGTTCACGCTATTGATCTAGATGCTGGTGATAATGGTCGAGTAACGTTTCAACTAAAAAGTCAAAttccattttatttaaataagccAATTTTATTAAGTACAAAAAGTCATAATACAACAGATACAACTGATCACATTattaatgataaacaaaatgatAGTAGAAATGAAAAAGAATCGAATAATATGGATCATGTATTCAATTTAGCACCAAATGGTGATATTCAATTAATTGATGAATTAGATAGAGAAACAATAGATCGTTATGAATTACATATTATTGTATATGATAATGCAAAAATCAATCGATTATCAGCAACGGCTACAGTCATAATTAAAATAGATGATGTAAATGATTGTAGACCGGAATTCTTTGGGGATTACATATTTGAA ATTGTAGAAAGTTACGGTTCATCAACTATTCACCAAATTCTTGGTTCTATAGTAGCTACAGATATGGATTTGGGGCGTAATGGGTCAATAACATATCAGCTTGGTGCCCAACAAGATAATCggaataataatatgaataacaatccTAATTCGATGGATAATAAACCACCCAGTTCAACAAACACGTTTGGTTCACGCTTAATACAG ATCAGTCATGATGGTAAACTAACTGTCTATGGGGTGATCGATCGTGAAAAAACTCCAGTAATTGTGCTGACGGTAATTGCAGAGGACAATGGAATTCCTGTTAAATTATCTAATTCCGTGACTGTTACAATTCATGTATTAGATTTGAATGATAACAAACCACGTTTCATTGAGTCATCATCACGTCCACAGTCAGTAAACATGGATGAAACATTTAAGGGAAATTCTGATAATACAAGAATGAATATTGTTTCACCGGCATTGGGTTTTAAGCTGAATCTAAGCTTGGATACAAATGTTGGTACACTTTTGACTGTG TTTGAAGCTTATGACCCAGACAACGGTCCCAATGGAACTCTGGTTTTCGATATGGCTTACTCAGGAGCACTTGGCTTATCACATGATGTTAAAAATCTAAAAAGTGGAAAATCTGATGAAGATAGTTCTGATATGCCCACATTTACTTTGCAGCCAGATGGTCGTCTTCTCTTGTCTAAACGATTAGCGTATTCCGATATGATATCCACCACACCCAATAGTTTTCCAAAGAGATATCGTAGACCGGATAGATTGCTTATACGTGTTTCAGATAAAGGACCTACCCCAGAACAATCGGTTACAAGTTTACAAATATTCTACTACGATCCTATTGATACAATACATAATGCATATTCTGAGAACTATTTTGACATGGTAAATGCAAAAACCGATGTCAACAGAAATAGTGAATACGCTTCAGTGcatcaaaataaagaaatcaGTAAAAGTAAGCATTACGCGTACAAACCAAATCGCCAGGCATTTCTAGGTTCAAGTGGAGGAGGTAAACCTTCATCCCAGTCATATAAAAGATCGGAACTAACTCATTCCAAACCATATACATTACCTGCTATGTATTTGTTGGCTTTAGCTGTTTGCTTGGCTTTAATACTTGTGATAATTAGTTTCGGATGCTTTTATGTAAAACTAAGAAGAACAAGTATGACAAATAAAGGTGAAGAAAAATATG ATAGTATAAGTAAGAGCGAGATTCATACTGATAGTTTAATCAACTGTAAAAAA AATAACAATGGTGACATACGTTTAGACAGTACATTAACAAGTCATTCGAATAATGATGAGTCACAAATAAATACTGGTTCTCAAAATAGAATATTTTCTGATTTTGGCATTAGTACAATTAATTGTAGAAGTTTATCACCAACATACATTGTACGAGCTTATGATCACATCAATGTTGTACCTTCTAATGAACCTCAtacaaatacaattatgtcca TTCCTCATTCCACGACGGACAGTTCCGATTACACTCCATTATCGATTAGTCAAATAAATTCTCTACAAAACTCATGTTTATCTCCATCAGTTTTACAGAATGatttaaacaagcaagtgaTCAACAATAATCAAACACGGTTCGAAAATGCATATTTGCTTAAACCATGTGATTCGTTATATGAAGATCAAACATCACCGATGTTATTCAATCAATTAGAGTTATGTAAAACGTTAAATCGACAAAAGCAGTACAGTAAACTGTCAAATCATCCAGTCGaagtaataaatgaaaacactttcgatgaaaatgatgatattAGGAATATTGGTAAAATATTTCAAGCAAGTATTTCAGATTCCGTTTCAACGTTTATCGATTCTAAATGTCAGAATAATAAACCAACCTTAATGAGTTTTGAGGGTAAATTAGCTGATGTACCTACCGATAACAAACATAGCTTTAAACTGAATCAATTACTTCCAGTTAGTAAAACATCACTAGTGTTATCGTCAACGATTACcaacaccaccaacaacaacagtaATGATTGTAACAGTTACAAAGATAATTTTTCTACAATTCAGAAACCTAAATTCAAGTTATTTTCCACGAAAAAAAACGAATCACATAAAAATAATACCAATATTGATAATTATAGTCAACTAAAAGGCGGTGATTCTCACCTGGTTGTTGATCCTAATCAAATGACCAATAATAAAAATGGAAATCCAAATGGCTTACCTCAAATAACGTCTTCATTTGTTTGA